In Desulfobacter hydrogenophilus, the genomic stretch TGTATTGATCTTGAGGTAGACGATAAACAACGGCTTGTCCAGATTGCCCCATCTTTTGGGGGCAACCTCATTGCACGGATACTCACGCCCAAAGCCCGGCCCCAGATGGCAACGGTACGGCCCGGTACCTTCCATGAACTGCCCCATGATGATACGGCTCAGGGTGAGGTGATCACCCTTGATTTGCCCGAAGATCTGCCCATCGAGCGGATCCGCTGTACCCATTCGGAATACCAGCCTGTCAAAACCATGGGCATTGAAAAGGCGGATATTGTGATCACCGGGGGCAGGGGCATGGGGTCCAAGGGTAAATTTAAAAAACTGTTTGACCTGGCAGGGCTGCTCAATGCCGAGGTTGGGGCCACCCGTCCTGTTGTCCATGCCGGATGGGTAGGCCACGAGGCCCTGGTGGGTCAGGCCGGTAAGCATATTCGTCCCAAGGTGTTATTCTCCTTTGGTATCTCCGGGGCCATCCAGCACACGGCCGCGCTCATGGATGCTGATTTCATTGTGGCTGTGAACAAAAATCCAGATGCCATGATGATGAAGCTTGCGGATGTGGCCATTGTCGCCGATGCCAACCAGGTCTGCTCCGGGATTATCCGGGCTCTGAAAGAGAAGATAAGGGACTGAGGTCTTTTTTAGAAAATAAGAGAATGAAAAATAAGGTTAATCGCCAGTTGTCTTGATCCTTGGCACCAAGGCAGGCACAATAGAAATTCCGGGGGCATGATGCCGTTTTACACAAAAAGTTGTATCATGTCCTCGGACTTTCTATTTTTCATAGAGACGGTCAAGAGGGTTCTGCAGCCGATGAATATCTGTGCGCATGACATGGGTGTATATTTCCGTAGTTTTTACATTCGCGTGCCCGAGAAGCTCTTGCAGGACGCGGATGTTTACACCATGCTCAAGCATATGAGTGGCAAAAGAGTGACGAAGGGTGTGGACGGTGGCTCGTTTATCAATACCGGATTTTGTAACCGCGGTTTTTACTGCTTTTTGCAATCCCGATTCAAGAACATGGTGACGGCGCTCAATCTTACTGCGTGGGTCAATAGAGCGGGAGCGAGCTGGAAATACATACTGCCAAACAATTTCTTTGGCCGCGTTTTTATATTTTTTTGCCAGAGCGTTAGGTAAATACACAGAGCCAAAACCGTCATCAAGGTCTTGCTGGTGGATAATTTTCACACGCTCTATATGCTGTCGAAGATCATCTGCGACTATTTTCGGAAGATAGGAGGTACGGTCTTTCCCTCCCTTGCCGTCTCTGACATAAATTTGACCTTGTCCAAAATCCACATCCTGGATGCGCAGCCTGATACACTCCATGAGCCGGATGCCCGACCCGTAAATCAATCTGGCCATCAGCATGTGTGTGCCACTCATGTGATCAAGCACACTTTTCACCTCTTTTTCCGTCAAAACCGTCGGCGGCCGTTTTTTAGATTTTGAACGAACAGGAGCGATTGAGTTATCAAGAGGTTTTAACAAAACATCACGATAGAGAAATACCAGGGCATTGAGAGCCTGTCTCTGGGTAGAGGCGGCTACCTTTTCATGGGTAGCAAGGTGGGAAAGAAAATGCTCAATTTCTTTTTCCCCCATATCCCTTGGATGCACCTTCTTCTCAAAAAAATGGATATAGCGAATAATCCATTGGCAATATGTCTTTTCCGTGGACCTTGCATAATGATAATAGCGAAGCGTTTCGCGGACTTGATCAAGTAATTTGAGGTTTGGATTTGGCGTAAATTTTTTCTTGATTTCCATAATAGATATGATAATACTTATTCTTATGGAAAATGTAAAGGGTCGCGTGATATCCTGGAATTATTTTTCCATATTGAAGATAATGATATAAAATATTATGGAAAATATTTACAGAGATAAGGTAATCTAATGTAAATTTTCCATATATTAAAACTGTTATGCCTTTAATCCGAAATATTGACATTTATAATGGATGCCGTTATAATATGAGTCATGATAAAGTCTTTTAAGAATGCTAAAACGGAGGATATTTTTGATGGAACTGCATCCAAAGCCGCCAGAAAATGTTGTCCGCAATCAATCTGGCCTATCGCAAGACGCAAACTGGACCAAATTAATCGTGTGCAAGAAATAACTGAACTCCAAATACCACCAGGAAACAGGCTTGAGCAGCTAAAAGGCGATAGAGAAAATCAATATAGCATCCGAATAAATCAGCAATACCGTATTTGTTTTATTTGGGAGGAGGGCCAAGCATATGAGATTGAAATCACCGACTACCACTAATAACGTTTCGAGGAAACTCCCCAAAAACAGGCCGCCAACACATCCAGGTGAGATGCTTCTGGAAGAGTTTATCAAACCGCTTAATATCACACAGACGAAACTGGCTCAAAAATTAGGAGTATCATATCCTCGTCTTAACGAAATCATCAAAGGTCGCCGTTCAGTGACACCAGACACTGCGCTCAGATTGTCTTATGTTTTGGGAATGTCTGCAGATTTCTGGCTTGGTTTGCAACAAGACTGGGATCTATGGCACGCTATGAACGGCCCAAAAGCTATTGAGATTCAAAAGCTGCAACCCCTTTCAATAGTACGAGAAAATTTAGCATAACCCAGCGCTGCACGTGGACCGCAAGGGGCGCCCTTTTTCAAAGACTGTAACAACTTTGAAAAATAGTGCTTTCAGCCAATTTTTCTGCAAACCCTTGCGGCCCGTGAGCTTCACCGTTTGCGTAGCTCCGCTGCGCAAATGGCCGAGTCGACTAAAGTCCAACGCCTGGTGTGCTCCGCTGCGCTACGCAAACCAGTCATTGGACCAGTCAAAATTCCCAAATAACCAGACGCTGCGCGCCCGTTATCCGGGAACCTTGACTGGTCAACTCGGCCATTATATTTCTAAGAGGAATACATGCACGAAATTGAAAACACAATAACTCTTGATGAAGAAAGCCCTATATTCAGATTTAAAATTAAGGATGGGGAACTTGAATTAGAGGCAAAAAATGAACTCGATTCTTACATTCTCTCATGTGGAAAATCTTTAGGTGCAGTGACTTCCTCAATGAATAAAGCAAGGCTTTCACTCGCCCTGCTTGACGCAAAATACTTGGATTCCATAATGGATGCCGAGCAATCGAAAAGTATCTACATAGAAATGCTCATTGAAAATAGCATCATCAGAGTCCAATCAATATATGATCGAACTTTGATTTTTACCAATAAGATTCTAAATCTTGGGATTAGTAACGATTCTATCAACCATACTTTGATTGTCACAAACGACCATGTGAAAAGATTTGATCTGGTAAATAAACTTAAGGCAATAAATAAAACTTGTAATGAATATCGGCAGATCAGGAATACCGTAATACATCATGACAGGTATTCTGAAGATCTTCATGATCAATTGACTATGGTTTTAAACGCAGACCACCTTTCAAAAGAAGCAGGCCGAGAAAGCTTTGTGGATTCTGAAGAATTAGGAGAAATAATTCAAAGTTATCTGGAAGATAAAAAACAAGAACTGGAAAAATATTTAGACAGTATTGAACAAAAATTGTTTAACTTTTTTGACAGCGTTTTACCCATCTATCATTACCAGAAAAAACTATTACGACGGCTCAACAAAATATAACCCATCACTTGACGGGACCGCGAGCCACTAAGCCGCCTTTTTCAAGCTCCATGGCGCGGCCCGTCAGTTCAACCGTTATGCTGATATCATATACAATTATATAGGATAGTAGGGTAGAAATTTGAAATTTTTAGAAAACCCATATTTTCTGCAATTTGGTGTGCCATTGATTACAGTGGGCCTTTCTATTTTTATTAAGTACGTAACGAGAAATGATAGACATTCAGGTTTTAAAAAGGAAGATTTGGCAGTTGGATTAGATTTAGCTGTAACCGCCCTTTTAATATTCATTACGGCCAGTACTCAATTAGCAAGAAGTGCTACACAATCAAAGCAAATTGCAGAGCAATTAGCATCTGTACCGTGGATTTTAATGGCTTTCCTTGTTGGCATTTGGGGTATTTCGACGGTTGTAAGAAAATTAGGATGGGAGAGTGATGATAAACTTAAATGGGGATGGGGCATTATTTTCCCAGGTACGTTTGGCTTGTTCACTCTTCTATTCGTTGTAAATTGGATATCATAAAATGAAAAAACCTATAAAAAAAGAGCTACTAAATACCCTACCGGTTATAGTTGGTGGAATCGCTAGCGTTGTTTCCATTTTAGTTTTTTTAATACAATTTAAATCAGTAGAGTACATAAAGTTTTCTACAGGCATATTAGGGGCTATGTTAGGCGCTATAGTCGCATATTCAATAGCAAGAATTAGAACAGCTCTTAATGCCCCAAAAATATTTATTTCATATTCAAATAATGACTTAGACTTCGTGCAAAAATTATTGCGTGAAATCGAACAATTACCCGTTTATGTGCTGTTTGACAAGCACGAGCTTAATGTTGGTGATCCCATAAGTCAAAAAATATCGGAATTAGTTGATGAAAGCGACTATTTTCTTGTTGTAATTTCAAAAAATAGCTCAGAATCTCAATGGATCGAAAAAGAATTAGAAAATGCCATAAACAAAAAGAAAAAGATATTACCTGTTGTTATTGATGAAACTCCTGTTCCAAAGATAATTAGTGACTTGGTATACGCTGATTTTTTAGAATCATTTGATATTGGTGTAAGCCAAATAACTAAAGCATTGAAAACGTCAAAGCATAACAATTTCTTCCAGCGGAGCGCAAAAAACCGCGCCCGCTGAAGAGTACGTTTTTTTTAATAATATCCGCCTTTGATTATTGAACAATGAAGCTGTCATCTGTATATTCAAATAAAAAGGAGATGACATATGGAATGCATATCAGAAAAAATATATGAACAAGCAATCAATCTTCCGGTAGATGAACGGCTTATACTTATAGATAAGTTGCTGATTAGTACCAATTTACCGATTCAAAAAGATATTGATCAGGCATGGTCAGATGAAGTTGAACGTCGCTGCCAAGCACTTGACCGTGGAGAGGCGAAACTCATTCCCGGTGATGAGGTTTTTAAAAAAATCCGGAAACGATTTTCAAAATGAAATTTAGCTTTCATGAAATTGCTGAAAAAGAATTCATTGATGCAATTGAATATTACGAAGAATGCCAAGCGGGTTTAGGCGAAAGGTTTTCTGAAGAAGTTTACGCCACCATTAAACGAATATGTGAGCATCCATATGCCTGGACAGATCTTGATACAAAAACAAGGCGTTGCCTCACCAACAAATTCCCATACGGAATCCTCTATCGGGAGGTTAACAACCATATCAGAATCATGGCAGTCATGCATCTGCATAGAAAACCAGATTACTGGCAGGGTAGATAAAAACAGAACAAAACGCTGCAGCCGACCCGGGGGGCTATCGGCTTTTTGAAAGGTCTTGGTTTTCGAAAAAACTTGGCTTCGACAACCTGCTCGGCTGTATGCCCCGGTCGGCTGAGCTACCCGTTCTATTTTAAACAAGGACCATCATGATTGATTCAATCATCAATAAATTCTTTAAAAAAACAATTTATATTAAATTCAGTGATGAATGGATTTCCGTCAAACATGTGGAAACCGGTAATACAATTGAAGACAAACCCTTGCTGGCTATAAAGCAAAATCAAAAAGGCGAAAATATTGTTTATGCAATTGGTTCAGAAGTCGAACAGTTGCCAAATGATACAACAATTTCTATTCATAATGGATTCTCTCACCCACGAGTATGTATTAATGATTTTGAAATTGCTCAAACGACTCTAATGCACTTTATACGCAAAGCGGTAAACAAAAAATTAATGATCAGACCAATAATTATAATGCACCCTAAAAAGGACCTTCAAGGAGGACTTTCTCAAATTGAAGGTAAGGCCATAAAAGAACTTGCTACGGTCGTCGGGGCTCAAAAGTGCTATGTATGGGTTGGAAGAGAACTTAAGGATGTTGAGATGATATCCTTAAATTTTCCACCTCAAGATGGCCCAATAAATATTGAATAGAACGAACAAGGATAGATCGTGTGAGGAACGAACCACGATCTTATCCAGTGGTTGAACAAGCCCGGCGGGATTGAACCAGGGCGTTTTATCCTGATATATGGAAATATTTTTTTTAGGGGCAGGGTTCGGGAGTGACTTTGAAGGCTGTGTGTCTAACCCGTTCTCAATGTTTTTGGCTGGGCTTTTGTCTTACTGGAATCATTTTAACCAACAGTATTAACTGGACTGCTTTCGCCCGTATCAGCATGGGACAATACAATAAAAATGCTTTGTCTTGGATGTTTCGGCATTCAAAAATCGCCTGGGAGCATCTATTCCATTTCAGTTTGGATATCATTTTTAAAGCATACAAAATCACCAAAGGGGTCATCGACATCGATGACACGGATAAAAAGCCTGAGGGGGAAGGTCCCTCGGGCTACTTGACCAAAACGCTGGAGAGTATCCGGGCTACCTGCGCGGCGTTTTGGAAAGTATGTGGTTCAGGAAACTTTCCCTTTTATTTCAGCTTTTGGGGTTTAAAAGCCCGGCCCCTCAGCTCCCCGTTCTCTTCCTATGGTATAACGGTTGATATTTAACGAGAGCCGTTATATAATATAATTATGATAAAAAATTTTAAATGCAAGCATACACAAGCCCTTTACGAAGGAAAAAGCCCAAAGCAATTCAGACCGTTTCAGGCGCAAGCAGAACGTAAGCTCCAAATACTTGACAGTGCAGCCGAACTTCTGGATTTACGATCTCCACCCGGTAACAGATTTGAAAAATTAGGAGGAGACAGACAAGGGCAGTACAGCATAAGAATTAATATACAATGGCGTGTGTGCTTTGCATGGTCTGATGAACCATACGATGTAGAGATAACAGACTACCATTAGGAGGAGCAAATTATGAATAATATGCGGGCAATTCATCCTGGAGAAATAATCAAAGAAGAGTATTTAGAACCATTAAATATGAGTGCGAACGCTTTGGCTGTTGCTTTACGCGTACCAGCACCTCGGATCAATGATGTGATAAGACAAAAGAGAGGGATTAGCATTGATACGGCTCTCAGGTTGGCTAGATACTTCAACACCACCCCACAATTCTGGATGAACCTACAAATCAGTTATGACCTTAAAATGGCTAAACAGAATATTACAAAAATCGAGAATGAAATTATCCCTCTACAAGCAATTACTGCTTGAAAACAGAGGGATCACTATTCAAAATATAAAGAGAACAAAACGCTGGAGAATGCAACAAGACCCAAGAAAAATGGGTTAGTGACATTGTTTTGCTTCTATTTATGATTAATTTTATGATTAAGCGTCATGAGTTGGGCTGGATTATCAGTATTCGGCTCGACTCCCAACAAAAAATAAAAAGGAGAGACTTTTAAATATGATAAATGTTACCAAGCCTGCCCAGGAACAGGTTAAACTCTATTTTGAGGGCAAAGAAATTACACCCATCAGAATCCTTCTCAATGGAGACGGATGCAGCGGGCCAAGCCTTGCCATGGCTTTGGACGAGAAAAAAGAGACGGATGCCGTGTTTACCTTTGATGGTGTGGAATTCATCATGGATAAGGATTTGATGGAAAAAGCAAGTCCTGTGGATGTTGATTTTGCAGGTACAGGCTTTCGCCTTGAATCCAGCTTGGAACCGCCTGCCGGATGCAAAGGTTGCGGCAGCGGAACATGCCATAGCTAACGAATAAAAAGTTTGAGTTTTTTCAGACCGGGCCGTAATCCGGTTCTTCGGCTATGGCCTCATTCTGTACGGGGTCAGTTGCAGGCGCATCTATGTGTGTTCCCATGGATTGCGCCTGAACCCACTGGTCGTGCAAGACCCGGATTGTGCCGTCGGCAATTTCCTGCCTGGGACATGGCCTTTTTCACACCGGTCATGTCCTGTGCCGGAAAAGAAGGGGTTGTGGCAGCTTACTTAGAGCCTGTTTATAAATTGACGAATCGGCTGCAATCTCATGAAAATGAGAATCCATTCTCCTAAATCTTAAACAGGCTCTTACAATTGTGGTAGGAAGTTGCGAATTAAATCTGATCCGTAAGTTTACGGGCAAACTCAAACGCCTGGTCTTTGACGGAAGCATCCATCTGATCCGGGGTTGAGCATCCACCCACAAACAATTCTGCGGCGTTGATTGATTTGTGGTATTTTTGCATCCTGCCGAATGCGGTGAATGCTTCTGCCGCATTGTTGTCAAATGGTCCGGCGCCTGTCATCAAAAGCCCCTGGCGCTGGCCTTCCACAAGGGATATATGTTCAGGTATTTTGGTATACAGACTGTAAGTGCGGTCGATGACGGATTTGAGCTGGGCATTCACGCCCCAGAAATATAAGGGGGAGGAAAAGACAACAGCCTGGGCCATAATCATTTTTCCCATGATTTCAGGCATATCATCCTTTTGGATACAGCCTGGGGCATCCATTATCTGTTTGCATTTTCCACAGCCCATACATCCTTTAAGATTTTTTGAATGCAGGTAAACGGTTTCCACATCATGGCCAAGACGGATCAGTTCCACATTTACCCATTCCAGCACCTTTGCTGTGTTTCCATTTTTTTGGGCGCCTCCCTGCAACAGCAGTATGTTCATTCTTTTCTCCTTGTTTCCTGATGGTTTTAAGTATTGTTTTCGTATCACACATTAGATCCATAATAGAACTTGTCAATTCGAATATTGAAAAACAGATCACAAAGCAT encodes the following:
- a CDS encoding integron integrase codes for the protein MEIKKKFTPNPNLKLLDQVRETLRYYHYARSTEKTYCQWIIRYIHFFEKKVHPRDMGEKEIEHFLSHLATHEKVAASTQRQALNALVFLYRDVLLKPLDNSIAPVRSKSKKRPPTVLTEKEVKSVLDHMSGTHMLMARLIYGSGIRLMECIRLRIQDVDFGQGQIYVRDGKGGKDRTSYLPKIVADDLRQHIERVKIIHQQDLDDGFGSVYLPNALAKKYKNAAKEIVWQYVFPARSRSIDPRSKIERRHHVLESGLQKAVKTAVTKSGIDKRATVHTLRHSFATHMLEHGVNIRVLQELLGHANVKTTEIYTHVMRTDIHRLQNPLDRLYEK
- a CDS encoding rod shape-determining protein, whose amino-acid sequence is MIDSIINKFFKKTIYIKFSDEWISVKHVETGNTIEDKPLLAIKQNQKGENIVYAIGSEVEQLPNDTTISIHNGFSHPRVCINDFEIAQTTLMHFIRKAVNKKLMIRPIIIMHPKKDLQGGLSQIEGKAIKELATVVGAQKCYVWVGRELKDVEMISLNFPPQDGPINIE
- a CDS encoding toll/interleukin-1 receptor domain-containing protein, translating into MKKPIKKELLNTLPVIVGGIASVVSILVFLIQFKSVEYIKFSTGILGAMLGAIVAYSIARIRTALNAPKIFISYSNNDLDFVQKLLREIEQLPVYVLFDKHELNVGDPISQKISELVDESDYFLVVISKNSSESQWIEKELENAINKKKKILPVVIDETPVPKIISDLVYADFLESFDIGVSQITKALKTSKHNNFFQRSAKNRAR
- a CDS encoding electron transfer flavoprotein subunit alpha/FixB family protein, with protein sequence MSKKSTGKDIWVLGDYRNYFKNRVTLQILARARTLAEKTGGRVCGVVFGHDVGGYTSEYISHGADLVYVIDHPRLKSYGIETFTNLLIGLARDMKPDIILIGATRFGQEVAPRVAKRLDTGLTADCIDLEVDDKQRLVQIAPSFGGNLIARILTPKARPQMATVRPGTFHELPHDDTAQGEVITLDLPEDLPIERIRCTHSEYQPVKTMGIEKADIVITGGRGMGSKGKFKKLFDLAGLLNAEVGATRPVVHAGWVGHEALVGQAGKHIRPKVLFSFGISGAIQHTAALMDADFIVAVNKNPDAMMMKLADVAIVADANQVCSGIIRALKEKIRD
- a CDS encoding Cthe_2314 family HEPN domain-containing protein, translated to MHEIENTITLDEESPIFRFKIKDGELELEAKNELDSYILSCGKSLGAVTSSMNKARLSLALLDAKYLDSIMDAEQSKSIYIEMLIENSIIRVQSIYDRTLIFTNKILNLGISNDSINHTLIVTNDHVKRFDLVNKLKAINKTCNEYRQIRNTVIHHDRYSEDLHDQLTMVLNADHLSKEAGRESFVDSEELGEIIQSYLEDKKQELEKYLDSIEQKLFNFFDSVLPIYHYQKKLLRRLNKI
- a CDS encoding HigA family addiction module antitoxin; translation: MRLKSPTTTNNVSRKLPKNRPPTHPGEMLLEEFIKPLNITQTKLAQKLGVSYPRLNEIIKGRRSVTPDTALRLSYVLGMSADFWLGLQQDWDLWHAMNGPKAIEIQKLQPLSIVRENLA
- a CDS encoding type II toxin-antitoxin system RelE/ParE family toxin, producing MIKSFKNAKTEDIFDGTASKAARKCCPQSIWPIARRKLDQINRVQEITELQIPPGNRLEQLKGDRENQYSIRINQQYRICFIWEEGQAYEIEITDYH
- a CDS encoding HigA family addiction module antitoxin, producing MNNMRAIHPGEIIKEEYLEPLNMSANALAVALRVPAPRINDVIRQKRGISIDTALRLARYFNTTPQFWMNLQISYDLKMAKQNITKIENEIIPLQAITA
- a CDS encoding type II toxin-antitoxin system RelE/ParE family toxin, translating into MKFSFHEIAEKEFIDAIEYYEECQAGLGERFSEEVYATIKRICEHPYAWTDLDTKTRRCLTNKFPYGILYREVNNHIRIMAVMHLHRKPDYWQGR
- a CDS encoding addiction module protein, with product MECISEKIYEQAINLPVDERLILIDKLLISTNLPIQKDIDQAWSDEVERRCQALDRGEAKLIPGDEVFKKIRKRFSK
- a CDS encoding IscA/HesB family protein — protein: MINVTKPAQEQVKLYFEGKEITPIRILLNGDGCSGPSLAMALDEKKETDAVFTFDGVEFIMDKDLMEKASPVDVDFAGTGFRLESSLEPPAGCKGCGSGTCHS
- a CDS encoding flavodoxin family protein translates to MNILLLQGGAQKNGNTAKVLEWVNVELIRLGHDVETVYLHSKNLKGCMGCGKCKQIMDAPGCIQKDDMPEIMGKMIMAQAVVFSSPLYFWGVNAQLKSVIDRTYSLYTKIPEHISLVEGQRQGLLMTGAGPFDNNAAEAFTAFGRMQKYHKSINAAELFVGGCSTPDQMDASVKDQAFEFARKLTDQI
- a CDS encoding type II toxin-antitoxin system RelE/ParE family toxin, whose translation is MIKNFKCKHTQALYEGKSPKQFRPFQAQAERKLQILDSAAELLDLRSPPGNRFEKLGGDRQGQYSIRINIQWRVCFAWSDEPYDVEITDYH